Proteins from a genomic interval of Crassostrea angulata isolate pt1a10 chromosome 7, ASM2561291v2, whole genome shotgun sequence:
- the LOC128156198 gene encoding uncharacterized protein LOC128156198 — MNGLIIVVVALLGCAYAQMDNPMALAMLSGGLRGSASSGMSGGMDPMSLALLGGAGNSKMLRMMTFMNMMKPQEPTPAEATAADPAQPRATQDNTSVNPMMNTLMTLSLCKISETAGDQRFCTPFTCKLESLRRYANPSLLQCQQMMGCCFKDMRSMYIANMMKGL; from the exons ATGAACGGATTAATAATTGTCGTAGTAGCACTTTTAGGATGTGCAT ATGCTCAGATGGATAACCCAATGGCCTTGGCTATGCTTAGCGGGGGTCTACGTGGCAGTGCCAGCTCAGGAATGTCCGGTGGCATGGACCCAATGAGCCTGGCCCTTTTGGGTGGAGCTGGAAACAGTAAGATGTTGAGGATGATGACCTTCATGAACATGATGAAGCCCCAGGAACCCACCCCCGCCGAGGCTACCGCCGCCGACCCCGCCCAGCCACGAGCCACCCAGGACAACACCAGCGTTAACCCAATGATGAACACCCTCATGACCCTCAGTCTGTGCAAGATCAGCGAGACCGCCGGGGACCAGAGATTCTGTACTCCATTCACCTGCAAACTGGAATCTCTGCGCCGATACGCTAACCCCAGCCTCCTGCAATGCCAACAGATGATGGGATGCTGCTTCAAGGATATGAGATCCATGTACATTGCTAACATGATGAAGGGATTGTAA